DNA sequence from the Caretta caretta isolate rCarCar2 chromosome 23, rCarCar1.hap1, whole genome shotgun sequence genome:
GGTGATACAGACCATGGAGATGTTTGGGCCCCCGGTACCCCGATAGCACCTGCCTTCTGGCACTctggggagccaggggaggggcaagAGTCTGGGAAGATGTCCTCTCAGCCCCCACTGCCTTGAAGATGCtggagctggtgctgctgggggtgcaggccaGGCATCAGCTGGACTGTCCTGGTTGggggggagcagagttggggggtgacagagacagtccctgcattTGGCCAGCACCTTGGACTGGTTTCAGCTCTGAGGCTAGAAGatcctgtggggagggggatttgGGGGTACACTGATGGGGGGGTGTTGCTGTGGCGGGGctgtggggctctgtgcagggggctctgtgcagggggcTCTGTATAGACCCCACCCATGTCATGCTGGACTCTGCAATAAATGCTGCAGTGGAACCCGCTGTGTCTGTCTGAATATGAGTGGGAAAAagaccctcccctccctgtgctGGGATCCATCCCCgggctggatctagactgttctcagtgatagcagatgacaggacaaggacaaggagtaacggtctcaagttgcagtgggggaggtttaggttggatattaggaaaaactttttcactaggagggtggtgaaacactggaatgcgttacctagggaggtggtggaatccccttccttagaagtttttaaggtcaggcttgacaaagtcctggctgggatgatttagttgggattggtcctgctctgggcgggggttggactagatggcctccagaggtcccttccaatgtTATTCTATGATCAGCCCCTTGGCGCTAGCCCCCACTGGAACCCCTCCCAGCACAGCTCCCTGggatcctcccccagccccccctgccagGAACCTCTGCAGGATACCCCTCAGGGATTGACTTTCTCCTGGGATCCCCCATATACAGCCTCCCTCCCAGGAACTCTCCCCTCCGTTTGATTaatgagccctgctgccccttaCGCAGCCCTCCCAGggatcctcctcccccccaacattGGAGGTGGGACGCTCCCAAAGACCCACAAACAGTGTCTCCCAGAATCCACCTCTACAGCctacactcccccccacccccagtgccccATTCTGGCAGGTGAAGGGTTAACAGCAGCCCAGCAGCCCAATTAGCCCATTCTGGAGAGGGGTGGAAGGCAGCTAATTAAGAATTAGCAGCAGCTGGGGAGGTGCAGGCTTGGTGGTTTGGTTCCTATACAGGAAGAGGACTAGAGTGCACTGGCTGGAAGGCAGAGACAGAGggttgtggtgggggtgggggctggacccccccccgggggggaggTGTTCTTATGCTGCTGGAAAGCCCCCTTCCATCAGTGCGGTCTCTGTCCATACTGTGGGGTCACTCCGGTGTGGTCTGTCCCATAGACATACCCCTGCAGCCAGGGCTGTAGGGTGGCCCCCTGAGGGAGGGACAAGGAATTGGGGTGACCTAGAAACTCCCTGAGACTAAGTACTAGGAGCCCAGAGAAGGGCGGGGTCTCTGTAACGACAGCCCAAGGGAAATGGGAAAGCCCTGAGGGGCAGGAGATAGTCTGGGGAaacccaggggccctgggctagTGACCGTCTTGTTAGGTAGCTGGAAGGAAACATGCAGCCAGTGTGGGGAACCTCGGCAGAAGGCCTAGAAACAGGGGGAGGTAAATAATGCAGGGGCAGGTCCCTGCTGCAGAGTGAGTGGGATCGCAGGGTAACCTGGCCCAAGTGAGGACGGGGCGGTTTTCGTGCCGCTGAATGTCGACGGATCCAGCCAAGAGCCTTGGCTATGCTCACAGGCGCGGGGGTTGGAGGGTGAGGGGGTTTGTGGGAAGCAGACATGGGGGTGGATAAGCAGGTGCATGTGAGCCTGCAATAAATGTCTGACCCAGAGGGGAGCAACCCActgggggctgtggtgggggctcTGTCCCTGCCCACTGGCCAGCCAAGCCACTTTTCCCAGACGGCTCCCAGCTGGGGCCTCCCCAACATACGGGCCCCAAGTACAACATTTAGCCTGATTATACCCCCCCAAATTATCCCTAGCTGAGGTGAGCTGGTACCTCACTCGGGCCAGGCCTACACTACAGCGCTAGATCGGGagaactatgtcactcaggggtgtgaaaaatgagTGACCCCTGAGCGACGTTGTTACACCAacctcaccctctcctgcccgTGTAGACCCTATAGACAATAGCGTAGGACCAAGAACCAGTCCCTGaaggatcccactagaaacacacccacttgaagGTGAGTCCATTTGTCACACTGTGCACCCTGTCAGTGTGCAAACCGAACCAGGGAAGGAATGAGCCATCCAGCAgcccaaattcagtgatgaaacCTGGTCATGTCCATCTGAGGCATACGGTGCATACGCTAAGGAATTTGCCCTGTAAAGCCATTGGAACCAATCAGTCTGGTTTtagggtaattttttttaatcattctattttttttaatccaaatgttgtgtggtaccaagtcaaagaCCTTACCGAAGTCTAAGTACATGACAGCAACATGATTACTTTAACAATCAACcttgtaatctcattttaaaaaatcaagctaGTGTGACTGGACCTACATTCCAGAAGCCCacgttgactggcattaattatattatcctcctttagttctttatatAATCATGTCCCACGTCCGTTACTCCATTATTTTGCCAGGggttgatgtcaggctgacagacctATCATTACCGAGGTTaccatttacctttttaaaatattggaacattagctttctttcacagTGCTGCAACTTCTTCAGACaactctttcaaaactcttggatgcaatttATCCATACcacctgatttaaaaatgtctaactttagtagttgCTGTGTAACATCCCCATGAGGTACAATTGGAACTGAAAGAGTTTCATCATAGGTTATGACTGCATCAGTGCCGGAGTCCTAAAGAAATAACGCACAATTTCAACAAGAAGACCTTACCCTTGACCCAGTGGAGCCAACGTCTGCTGCAACAcgaccaggagctgctgctgctactgaccTTGACAGGGGTGAGGGCCCTTGGAGTGTCCGGGGGAGCTCACAGTACCAGGGGCTCGTGGTCCCACTTTTACTGGTAACACCCGAACAGTGGGTGGGGTGCTGGGGCCTGAagaggggagtggatggggaaGCAGTGAGGAGGTATGAAAGAGAACATGAAAGGGCACAGAAGATTGTAGCCTCCTTTGCCACCTGGATCCATCCCaggtctgggggtgtgggcagTGGGATGGGCCTGTGGGGCACAGGGAGCAATGTGAGGCTAGTGATAGGGGTGGTGCAGTGGGGAAGCTGGGAAAAGTCCCTTGTGAACCCCAGTTTGCAGGGATCCAGGGGGAACCAGCTGAACCCCCATTTGCTGCAGCAGGGGGTATGGGGCTGGGTCCCATTCCAGATCCTTGGATCATGGTAACAGGAACATCTCTCTGCGGTTCCTGCCCAGGATTTATGGTTTTTGCTGTTCAACTCCCTCTAGGGGTGGGCGGGTAGTTGTTCTGCTTTGCTCCTTCACCTACACCTGCCCCCTAAGATGGATCCACTGCAAGACACCCGGGTTTATCAGAGACGAGGTGGGTCTCTTGCCGAGGTCATCTACCGTCACACAGAGAGGGACATACACCTGCCTTATGGTGCTGCATCACCATGGTCAGAAGTACCAGAATGGCCTCCTGGCTCATTTTGACATGAGGTGACCCCTGGACTGCATCATCTGCTTttcttttcccaaatacagaacctTCTCTGCATTAGTACTGAGAGTTCTATCATTTCTATCTAGTAATGGAGCAataccattgttaagattttctttgttcctaatatgagttttaaaaaatcatcttcaTGTTGTCCTTAACTGTGCTGGGcatagatttttttccttatgcccttttgcttcccttatcaattttctacatttcCTAGGTTCTGGTTTATATTAATCTTTCCTGTTCTTccactcattttttttaaactctttcctCTCAGATCAGACCCACAACCTCCACCTCTAGCTGAGGGAGGTCCAGTTCATCCAGCCAATGAGGtaatggggctgtggggggaggggcgctggGATACGGGGGGACCGATGAGGTaatgggggtgtgggaggaggaacagtgggggaaagGGCGCTTGgacgcaggggtggggggcagacatggtaacagggctgtgggggggggaaggagcagtgtgggggaggtgaccctgccccccctcaccccctgccccccaggtacTACCGGGACATCGCCAGGATGGCTCCCATCAGCGACCAGGACATGGATGCCTACCTGGGGGAGCAGTCGCGGCTCCACGCCGGGGAGTTCAACACactgggggcactgggggagcTCTACCAGTACGTGGGGCGTTACCGGCAGGAGGTGAGAGCGCctgccgccccctgcccccccacagcctccctgctccccaccccccccatccccctcggCAACCCCACCCAGCGTTGAGGGAGCTCGACCAGTCCGTGGGGTGCTGCCGGCAGGAGGtgagagcccctgcccccccacagcccccccacagcgCTGGGGGAGCTTGACCAGTCTGTGGGGTGCTACCGGCAGGAGGCGAgagcccccgctgcccccccacagccctcccacaGCGCTGGGGGAGCTCGACCGGTCCCTGGGGTGCTACCGGCAGGAGGCGAgagcccccgctgcccccccacagcccccccacagcgCTGGGGGAGCTTGACCAGTCCGTGGGGTGCTACCGGCAGGAGGCGAgagcccccgctgcccccccacagcccccccacagcgCTGGGGGAGCTCGACTGGTCCCTGGGGTGCTACCGGCAGGAGGcgagagcccctgcccccccgcagcgCTGGGGGAGCTCGACCAGTCCCTGGGGTGCTGCCGGCAGGAGGCGAgagcccccgctgcccccccacagcccccccacagcgCTGGGGGAGCTCGACCGGTCCCTGGGGTGCTACCGGCAGGAGGcgagagcccctgccccccccgcagcGCTGGGGGAACTCGACCAGTCCCTGGGGTGCTGCCGGCAGGAGGCGAgagcccccgctgcccccccacagcccccccacagcaCTGGGGGAGCTCGACCGGTCGCTGGGGTGCTACCGGCAGGAGGCGAgagcccccgctgcccccccacagcccccccacagcgCTGGGGGAGCTTGACCAGTCCGTGGGGTGCTACCGGCAGGAGGCGAgagcccccgctgcccccccacagccccccccacaGCGCTGGGGGAGCTCGACCGGTCCCTGGGGTGCTACCGGCAGGAGGcgagagcccctgccccccccgcagcGCTGGGGGAGCTCGACCAGTCCCTGGGGTGCTGCCGGCAGGAGGCGAgagcccccgctgcccccccacagcccccccacagcgCTGGGGGAGCTCGACCGGTCCCTGGGGTGCTACCGGCAGGAGGCGAgagcccccgctgcccccccacagccctcccacaGCGCTGGGGGAGCTCGACCGGTCCCGGGGGAGCTCGACCGGCAGGAGGcgagagcccctgcccccccgcagcgCTGGGGGAGCTCGACCAGTCCCTGGGGTGCTGCCGGCAGGAGGCGAgagcccccgctgcccccccacaGCGCTGGGGGAGCTCGACCAGTCCCTGGGGTGCTGCCGGCAGGAGGcgagagcccctgcccccccacagcccccccacagcgCTGGGGGAGCTCGACCAGTCCCTGGGGTGCTGCCGGCAGGAGGCaagagcccctgccccccccacagcGCTGGGGGAGCTCGACCATTCCCTGGGGTGCTAGCAGCACCCCCGGGCGCCCCTGACCCTGCCCCTCGCCCACAGGTGCTGACGGCGCTGGACCGGGACGGGAGCTGCCGGAAGCAGCAGCTGCGCCAGCGGCTGGAGCAGGTCATTGCCTTGGTCTCCACCAGCAGCTGAGAGGGGCTGGCCCCACGGACAGCCCCCATGGTCAGCCGGTGCGACCTTCGACCTCCTCTGGGGAGACGTGACCTTCGAcccctggctcaggggcaggCTGACTTTTGGGGGCAGTGGTTCTGGGTGGGACGATGCCCAATGCCACCAGGACCGGGCCTCGTAGCAATAACccagaggggctgctggtggtgatggggggggtGCAacggggggcagtgctgggggggtggaTCTGGCTGAGCTACAGCGTTGACCCCCCCTTCCATCCCAATActcgaccccccacccccaaaactgtACAGCCCCCAATACTGtatgaccccctcccccagccccccaataatccctcccagccccccaatgcatccccaggccagcagctgaaaggagccccccctcacccctgtacagccccccccccaatagcTGTTGGAATTTGCCTCTTGTTTTGGTGACAGTGACAATGGGAATTGGAGATTTAACCCATGTTCCAGGGAcccccccagcccttctcccccccaccacccccttgTCTCAGAGACTCCCTCCCCAGCGCCCCCTTTCCCGGCAGCGTGGTGCCTTAATTACTGAATAATTTATTGAGTCTCGGGGGGTTCGGTGTAAATTTAGTCCCGGGTGTAAGAAATTTCAGTGTAACCCCCCCCCGATATCTGTGTAAATAGTCGTGCTGCCTGTGGGCTCGGGGAGTGGGGGCCTGGCTCCCCCTCGAGATTTGGGGGAGGCAGGACAGACCCTTTCCCCTGCTCCCACGCGGCCGTTTTCTCTGTTCATTTTATAATTAACTTTTCTTTTGCTAATTAAAGTgctgaaaaaaaaaccaaaccccctctcccccccccccccccggaactgGATCATTGTGTTGGGGGGGCTTATCTACCATACGgggggtgctgcacagacatccCCCCTGACGGAGATTGGGGTGTCCCCGTCAGTGACCCCCCCCAACAGAGCAGGGCTAGAGGGGAGAGTTCTAACACCGAACGCCAGCATGAGGGCTGCTGTCCAAATCTGACTGAAGCGTGATGCTCGACCAGCCGGTGGAACTGCCTGCCACTGGACaacaggaaaagaacagaacaggcccAGGACCCAGGAGGCGCGGGCTTCCCCGATAATACTGctgagggcaggaagaggggcAGTTTCTCTCCCAGGAGGAGCTGCTTGCTGGTGCCGTTGCTGGAGCTGGGATGGGTCAGGGCGGAAATTTCACTCTGCCTCAGATGGGGCGGGAGGGATTCGGGGCCCGTGCCCGGCCCCACTCTGGCATCTGCCTTAGGAggcaggaggggtgggaggtgaaagATGCCGTGGAGGCAGCTGGATGAATAAGTGATGGGCCTTCAgttctgggtggggagggggaattaaaGGAAGATTTAAACGAAGCCAGGCCCCCATTCCCTTCACTCCCAACTGGGCTCCCCCCAgcgctgccggtgcccctcgctcccgacccgcagcccctgctagcccggccctgggctccccccagccccgctggtgcccctcactcccgacctgcagcccctgctagcccggccctgggctccccccagccccgctggtgcccctcactcccaacccgcagcccctgccagccctgccttgGGCTCCCCCTGGAGCTTGCACCATCTGTGCCTGttgattattaattattcatCTGCTCTCTGGCCAGGCagctgatgggaggttaatggacagaggcgggggggagggggagctcccctgggacccccccacacacacctgtcagCTGTAGTTGGAGCTGCCTAACCAGGCTCCTGCTAAGCAGGGAAAGCCCAGTTTACAGTTTGGCTGGGAGACggggctgggcagcacagcaccccctggtgCCCGGCCCTGCCTGTGAGGGGAGAGcatcccctgcccagcccccaaccccactccctgccccacggcgcctccccagcacccagcccTTCCTGCCAAGGGAGAATGTCCCCTGCCCAGCGTCctaccccgctccctgccccagggtgccccgccagccctgcctgccaagGGAGAActtcctctgcccagccccctgccccactccctgcctccccagcaccccccagctctGGCTGTCAGGTCAGGCAGGAGGATAATCACATCAAAGGGCCTGGTTTCGGCAGCTCCAGCAGGGTTACTGGCAGCTGATGCTGCACCCCAGCAGCAAGGTGGCGTTTTGGGGGTGACACGAGGGGGTATCAGCTGCTGGAGCCAAAACCTTGAGGTTAATTCTACAGAGCAACATGCGTGCCCAGTCCCAGGGGTAAGGGGGGGAGAAACAGAGCAGTGGGGGGCTGCAGGATCAGTTGGGGGGCTGGGAAGAGCTGGGAGGCCAGGgactgtggggcaggagcggagatgggggcagggctgggatgggggctgtggctcaggctgcagggacggggaagagctggggggcagagggttagCACTGGCTGCATGTCTGGTGCGGGGACACGGCTGCTCCTGACACAGGCCTTGACTGGCCTCGCCAGCCCGGGCTGTGGGtgctgccccagcctggcccttTGCACACCCAGGCCCACTGGGGAGACCCCGTACAGATGGTGGGACCCATATAATGGGGGGGATTGCACCCAGTGGGGGAGTCCCAGCTCTGGTCCCCTGCTTCCTGAAAGCCTCACCAGAGCCCTCCCTCAGCTAATGGCCTCGTAAAGGcatttttaacattccaatctCAAAAAAAACCCTGTGGGAACAAGTGGCGGAACCATAAATCTGGTACCAGGGGGGTAGGGTGGGgccaggcagggctgagctggtAGCTGGGTGGTGccaaacaacccctccccccaggataACAGGaattggggggttgggggaggtgtcCTCAGCTCAGTGCCAGGATCCTATAAGGAGGAGAGGGACCTACCCCAAAAtgggggggggcatgtgggggggggtctgggcagggatTATGGGTTCAAGctgtggctggctcagggggctgggaatggggcacTGGAGCCTTTCTCCCTTAGGGCGCCGGCTTGGCTCTGGCCCCTGGCTACGCTCCTGGTTCCCAGCTCAGCCTGGCATGGTGCCAGCCCTATTCATTAGCCCCTTCACCCAGCCAGACCCCAGCCCCATTAATAACAGTTCCAGCATCGTTAATGTCACCCTGCCTGAGCCATGCCAAGGCCCCAGCTAATAACACAACCTTGGGGCCTGGCGAGAAGctactcctgggttctctccctggctctggggggaagTAGGTTGcagtgtatggggggggggggggctgggttcatacatcagccccaagtgcctcagtttgcccggtgaggGAGGGCTGCAGCCACACCCCTCTCCGCACTCTCATTAAGGCAGGCCCAGCACTGTGATATCACAAAGATGCAGCAGAAATGCTGAGTACTGTTGTGGGTCCTTTTCCAACAATTCTCGGGGGGGTCCCTGCCTCTCCCAGGGCCGGAGGggtggtgcgtgtgtgtgtgtgccaggagacatgggcagggtggtgggggggatgggggcaggggaggttgagCAGAGGGGTGCGTGGCTGGTGGGGCTGTTGGATTGGGGTCTCGGGGGGAGGCACGTCCATGCCCACCCCCAGGATGTACCGCTCGCCTGCAATGCAAACCTCAGACACGTTCCAGACCCatcccttgctcctctcccccccaccccgccccataAATCTCCCCTGacatggatgggggaggggcgatAGTTGTGGCAAGCGCAAACCTGGTTCCTAAAGATTAATTATGATCCACGGGGCTTTTAGCACATTAATCGCTTGATGCACAGTGACTTGCGGCTGGCTAAGCcaatggggaggggtggggagaagctgggagccaggactcctgggttctctccccagctctgggaggggagctgggtctggtgggttagagtgcGGGGGgcgagggctgggagccaggactcctgggttctctcccaactctgagaggggagcagggtctggtgggttagagcgggggctgggagccaggactcctgggttctctccccagctctgggaggggaactgggtctggtgggttagagtgcGGGGGGgcgagggctgggagccaggactcctgggttctctcccaactctgagaggggagcggggtctggtgggttagagcggggggctgggagacaggactcctgggttctctccccagctctgggaggggagctgggtctggtgggttagagtgcGGGGGGgcgagggctgggagccaggactcctgggttctctcccaactctgagaggggagcggggtctggtgggttagagcgggggggggggggctgggagccaggactcctgggttctctccccagctctgggaggggagctgggtctggtgggttagagtgcGGGGGGgcgagggctgggagccaggactcctgggttctctcccaactctgagaggggagcggggtctggtgggttagagcgggggggggggggctgggagccaggactcctgggttctctccccagctctgggaggggagcggggggtgggCTGTTTATACCAGGACCCAGCAGGCTCCCACCTGGGTTCCCGCACCAGGGGCTGGAAAACCAGCAGAAATGTCAGCGCCCCAGGGCCTCGCCCCAGCGTCTCCGGGCTGATACGACAGCGCCCTCTGCCGGGCACAAAGCGGCTCGGCGGTGGTTGAAGAGGAGCTCAGAGCTGCCAGCGTCTCCCAGCCCCACGTCCATAGAAGAAATACTTTTGCACCCCCAGAGCggggcgagaacccaggagtcctggtatGGAGATGGAGGGAGAAGGTTGCAATTTATTTTCCCTTGGAGGGGACAGGCTAAAGTGCCACCTGGAAAGGGGGTGGTGGTTGCTGCTGGTGGCCCATGGGGGAGGGAAGTAGTTTGTTCACCGAGAGccggtgggactccctgccactggaCAGCACTGAAGGCTCGGGCTTGACTGGGTCCCATGTGGGTCGGGGCATATCCATAGCCCTTAGAGGAATAGGAGGTGGTAAAAAAGAGCGCACCAACACATCTGGGGCGTgcagggtgtgtgcgtgtgtctgttaACCCTCAaactccagcactcagatgtggCCAGCTCTGGCAGGGTCTGATtatacggggacccctcgcccagcaCTGGCTCGCGGCTCCTCTtaggtggggcgggggctggttATACAGTGATCCCTTGCCCAGCGCTGAGCCACGCCCCCCCCCATGGCAGGGCACAGGAGCTGGTTATATGGAGACTCTTTtcccggtgctgagatgcagccacttctggggtgaggCATGTGAACAGCTTGCTCCCCACATTTCCAAGGTTCATACATTTTCTGCTGGGGCATCACAGCATTAAGGCAGCCGGGACAcggctagatgggcccatggggctGTTCCTGGGAATAGGACCCCGGTGTCCTGGGCCCCTCCACGAGGGAGAGATTCCCCCCACTTTTCTCCATCCTCCCACAGGAAGAGCCCCCACTTGCCCTAGAAGACCCCCACTTTGTCACCACTTGTCCGGCCGGCTATAATTACGGACTAATtaacagacccctccccccccatttcaGCCTCTCTGTGTGCCCCCACTGGGAACTCCAATCTGCCCCACctgccccagaccccgcccctcGCAATGAGGGgcaagctgggctctggggacgaGGCCGGGGAGGGTCCcagtggggcggggggcgagGGCGGAGCCAGGAGCGGGGGGCGGAGCCGGAGGGTGGATATAGTCGGGGGGCGGAGCCGGAGGCAGGTCCcagcggggcgggggcggagccacgggcgggggcggagccgggggtCCATAAAGACGGGAGATGGAGCCAGGGGCGGAGCTGGAGGCTGGATATAGGCGGGGGGCGGAGCCGGAGACGAGACCcagcggggcgggggcggagctGGAGGCTGGATATAGGCGGGGGGCGGAGCCGGAGGCGAGACCCAGCGGGGGCAGAGCCGGAGGGTGGATATAGGCggggggcggagccaggggcggACCTGGAGGCTGGATATAGGCGGGGGGCGGAGCTGGAGCCGGAGGCGGGTCctagcggggcggggggcggagccaGAGGCTGGATATAGGCGGGAGGCGGAGCCAGAGGCTGGATATAGGcggggggcggagccgggggcgggtCCTAGCGGGCGGGGCCGGTGGGATCTGGAGGCGGGTTCTGGGGCTCGCTCGGTTCCTCCCTGTTCCGGGCCGGGGTCCGCCGGAGCCGCAGCCGCCAAGTGAGCAGCGCTCGGGGGTCAGGAGGATTGGGGGGCTGGCGGAGGGGGCTGAGGCGGGGTGTGTGATAGTATCGGGGGGGGCgatggggggcacacagggtgTATCGGGTTTATGGGGGACTCTGGGGCTGCGGTAccctgggggagatggggggctgtTGGGGGAAGCGGGGTGTGAGGGTATTGGGGGGATGGGGTACActcgggggatgggggggctgtggggcaggtgaGAGGGGAGGGTCACAGGATTTGGGCCGGTTCTGGACTCTGACGGACCCGTCACTTCCCTTCCAGCTCCCGTTCCTCTGGGCTTagact
Encoded proteins:
- the LOC142069844 gene encoding plexin-A3-like, with the translated sequence MAPISDQDMDAYLGEQSRLHAGEFNTLGALGELYQYVGRYRQEVLTALDRDGSCRKQQLRQRLEQVIALVSTSS